Proteins from a genomic interval of candidate division KSB1 bacterium:
- a CDS encoding M55 family metallopeptidase gives MRRTLLAVLMVGLVSTLSAQRGAPLRVFVSVDMEGISGVVNWEEVDRSGKDYDYFRRLMTKEASAAVEGALAAGATE, from the coding sequence ATGAGGCGGACGTTGCTCGCAGTCCTAATGGTCGGCCTGGTGTCGACACTGAGTGCGCAGCGTGGCGCACCGCTTAGGGTATTTGTCTCGGTGGACATGGAGGGAATCAGCGGCGTGGTCAACTGGGAAGAAGTGGACAGAAGCGGCAAGGACTATGACTACTTTCGCCGGCTCATGACCAAGGAGGCCAGTGCGGCGGTGGAGGGCGCCCTCGCCGCAGGGGCAACCGAGA
- a CDS encoding DUF5706 domain-containing protein → MNIQQPGPHLDHMLKQTREHHVALSSMADLKANILMTLSSVVLTLTVRHVGAPETRAAALILIFFCLLTMAFAVYTVMPKVSLVIRRRRTPDVRDPNFNLLFFSDYLQLDYAEYLKAMEEMMNDPSRSYEMQVRELYTLGRFLANKKYRFVRLAYLAFLTGVFASGAIMIVTGLLR, encoded by the coding sequence ATGAACATCCAACAGCCGGGTCCCCATCTGGATCACATGTTGAAACAGACGCGGGAGCACCACGTCGCCTTGAGCTCGATGGCCGACCTCAAGGCGAACATTTTGATGACTCTCTCTTCGGTCGTGCTCACGCTGACGGTGCGTCACGTGGGTGCGCCCGAGACGCGTGCCGCGGCGTTGATTCTGATCTTCTTCTGCCTGCTGACCATGGCCTTCGCCGTCTACACGGTGATGCCGAAGGTCTCCTTGGTCATCAGGCGCCGCCGCACCCCAGATGTGCGCGACCCCAACTTCAACCTGCTCTTTTTCAGCGACTACCTACAATTGGACTATGCGGAATACCTGAAGGCCATGGAGGAGATGATGAACGACCCCTCGCGGTCGTACGAGATGCAGGTGCGGGAGCTGTATACGTTGGGGCGGTTCTTGGCGAACAAAAAGTACCGGTTTGTGCGCCTTGCCTACCTGGCCTTTCTGACCGGTGTCTTCGCCAGTGGCGCCATCATGATCGTGACGGGCCTACTGCGATAG
- the gltA gene encoding NADPH-dependent glutamate synthase: protein MTEPGKKKLDLRRREMPKQPPEVRRRNFSEVALGYPVETAVEEAQRCLNCPKPSCIGGCPVEIDIPKFIQCIAARDFVAGIRVIKEKNCLPAVCGRVCPQEEQCEEACVLKKRGGQVAIGRLERFLADWEAAQGEVEMPTLPPPTGRKVAVVGGGPAGLTVAGDLIRLGHAVTIFEALHKMGGVLVYGIPEFRLPKAIVHREVEYLRRLGVQIVTDFVVGKTRTVDSLLEEYDAVFIGSGAGLPWFMQIPGENLNGVYSANEYLTRMNLMKGFLFPQYHTPIKEHRRVAVIGGGNVAMDCARTALRLGAEVRVVYRRSREELPAREEEIENAEEEGVVFDFLTLPVRYIGDGNGWVKEMECLKMKLGEPDASGRRRPIPIEGSEYRMAVDAVICAIGNSPNPLIASTTPGLEVRKNGTIVVDEETGKTSRERVWAGGDVVTGAATVILAMGAGRKAARSIHQYLCSL from the coding sequence ATGACTGAGCCAGGGAAGAAGAAACTCGACTTGCGGCGGCGGGAAATGCCGAAGCAGCCGCCTGAGGTGCGGAGACGCAACTTTAGCGAAGTGGCGTTGGGCTATCCGGTGGAGACGGCGGTGGAGGAGGCGCAGCGCTGCCTCAACTGTCCCAAACCCTCCTGCATCGGTGGCTGCCCGGTCGAGATCGACATACCCAAGTTCATCCAGTGCATCGCAGCACGAGATTTTGTCGCCGGCATTCGTGTCATCAAGGAGAAGAATTGCCTGCCCGCGGTCTGCGGGCGCGTGTGCCCCCAGGAGGAACAGTGCGAGGAGGCGTGCGTGCTGAAGAAGCGCGGAGGCCAGGTGGCCATCGGCAGACTGGAGCGCTTCCTGGCCGACTGGGAGGCCGCGCAGGGGGAAGTGGAGATGCCGACGCTGCCGCCTCCTACCGGTCGGAAAGTGGCAGTGGTCGGAGGGGGACCAGCAGGGCTGACAGTGGCCGGCGACCTCATCAGACTGGGCCACGCCGTCACCATCTTCGAGGCACTGCACAAGATGGGTGGGGTACTGGTCTATGGCATCCCCGAGTTCCGCCTGCCAAAGGCCATAGTCCACCGCGAGGTGGAATACCTCCGACGCTTGGGCGTGCAGATCGTGACCGACTTTGTCGTGGGCAAGACCCGCACGGTCGATAGTCTCCTGGAGGAGTACGACGCGGTCTTTATCGGCTCCGGTGCCGGTCTGCCCTGGTTCATGCAGATTCCGGGCGAGAACCTCAACGGCGTCTACTCTGCCAACGAGTACCTCACGCGCATGAATCTGATGAAGGGGTTTCTCTTCCCGCAGTATCACACGCCGATCAAGGAGCACCGGCGCGTGGCGGTCATTGGGGGTGGTAACGTGGCCATGGACTGCGCGCGCACAGCGCTTCGCCTCGGCGCGGAGGTGCGCGTCGTCTACCGACGCTCGCGCGAGGAACTCCCAGCCAGGGAAGAGGAGATCGAAAACGCCGAGGAAGAGGGCGTGGTCTTTGACTTCCTCACCCTGCCAGTGCGCTACATTGGGGACGGAAACGGCTGGGTCAAGGAGATGGAGTGCCTCAAGATGAAACTGGGCGAGCCGGATGCATCCGGACGCAGGCGGCCTATCCCCATCGAAGGGTCTGAGTACCGCATGGCTGTGGACGCAGTGATCTGTGCCATCGGCAACAGCCCCAACCCTCTGATTGCCTCCACCACACCGGGCCTGGAGGTACGCAAGAACGGCACCATCGTGGTGGACGAAGAGACGGGCAAGACCTCGCGCGAGCGCGTCTGGGCAGGCGGCGACGTGGTCACCGGGGCGGCCACCGTCATCTTGGCCATGGGTGCCGGGCGCAAGGCCGCCCGTTCCATTCACCAGTATCTCTGCTCGCTGTGA
- a CDS encoding sulfide/dihydroorotate dehydrogenase-like FAD/NAD-binding protein, translated as MAELRATEMIVPNMHLLTIHAPEVAKALRPGQFVIVRAEEEGERIPLSVSDWDPAEGTLSIVFMNVGGTTNTLAKLPAGSRLPTVVGPLGKPTEIDHFGTVLCVGGCYGIGSLYPLARALKLAGNKVIVAIEARSSFLLFWEERLAQVSDQLHVITRDGSKGLRGHVGRLPEIIAGCQPVHRIITNGCTYLLKRVSDVSRPLGIKTVVSLNPIMIDGTGMCGVCRVTVGASTQFACVDGPDFDGHQVDWAELLQRRMQYVREEMRVYRSSRGEEAVICQGHGHD; from the coding sequence ATGGCTGAGTTGCGCGCAACGGAGATGATTGTGCCTAATATGCACCTGCTGACCATCCACGCGCCGGAGGTGGCAAAGGCACTACGTCCGGGCCAATTCGTCATCGTGCGGGCCGAGGAGGAGGGTGAACGGATTCCGCTCTCGGTCTCCGACTGGGATCCCGCTGAAGGCACGCTCTCCATTGTCTTCATGAACGTCGGTGGGACCACAAACACCTTAGCAAAGCTTCCCGCAGGGAGCAGGCTCCCCACAGTGGTTGGCCCTCTGGGGAAGCCCACCGAGATCGACCACTTCGGCACGGTGCTCTGCGTCGGCGGGTGCTACGGCATCGGCAGCCTCTACCCCCTTGCCCGGGCTCTCAAGCTGGCCGGCAACAAGGTCATCGTGGCCATTGAGGCCAGAAGTAGCTTTCTCCTGTTCTGGGAGGAGCGCCTGGCACAGGTGAGCGACCAACTCCATGTGATTACCCGCGACGGTAGCAAGGGCCTAAGGGGGCATGTGGGGAGGTTGCCAGAAATCATCGCCGGCTGTCAACCTGTGCACCGCATCATCACCAACGGCTGTACCTACCTGCTCAAGCGGGTGAGCGATGTCAGTCGCCCGCTGGGGATCAAGACGGTGGTGAGCCTCAACCCCATCATGATCGATGGCACGGGAATGTGCGGCGTGTGTCGTGTCACTGTAGGCGCCAGCACCCAGTTTGCCTGCGTGGACGGCCCGGATTTTGACGGGCACCAAGTTGATTGGGCCGAGCTTCTGCAGCGCCGGATGCAGTATGTAAGAGAGGAGATGCGGGTCTACCGCAGCTCAAGGGGTGAAGAGGCAGTCATCTGTCAGGGACACGGGCATGACTGA
- a CDS encoding molybdopterin-dependent oxidoreductase translates to MSTRTDKSCVSIRIDNQPVQAPRGWTILQAAQRHGIYIPTLCAHQDLAPFGGCRLCIVEVEGMRGFPTACTTPVEQGMVVRTHTVQLQQMRTEILRLILSEHPASCLVCEEQQECQQYMHTIRKVGVTTGCRFCPSDGRCELQDVVRYLGVREIGYPVYYRGLRVEKEDPFYDRDYNLCILCGRCVRVCQDVRLANTLSFKQRGRYTVIGPAFQRTHLEAGCEFCGACVEVCPTGALAEKARKWVGRAERTVLTTCALCGLGCQLRLEVKGPEVIGTLPGEDAAVNAGQLCVKGRFCVTELVNTPLRTRVPLLRRDGAYVESDWEEALREVGERLAVCPPEEFGMLVSANATNEELYVAYKFACEVMNSPQVESSASLFYGKVLPSYLRLLEQAVPLAELRRADVIVCVVADTRFGMSVVGVELRRAKRSGAHLLTVHPDEHNLSWVADLWLQPSPGKEAEMLREVASLVRGAAGQAPVSDARGQAAHLIATARRPVMVLGPEFMASPHALEILAAVEELVRASGGGVLPLPVYSNFLGAMLLRVLYARGPTREAPAAGWLTDAMAEARRFKVLYLVGEVVDDPHRWADYVIYQHCYQPRAANLVDVVLPAAAFTEVDGTFLSGEGRLRRVRKAVAPPGEALAGWEIIARLARQMARPGFDYRTVRQVEQELRSVWAQSRMAAPCRRAQRWPWSAMVPPVAGLVPASHADSFAVYVHMHPHSYGGFPLSEFVEGARRIFASAQAVFHPEDARALGLSHGQLVELAGNGFQWVGTAAVRAGQPRGVASVELAGHALPSGLYGPVTVRVNHG, encoded by the coding sequence ATGAGCACGCGCACAGACAAGAGCTGCGTTAGCATTCGCATCGACAATCAGCCGGTGCAAGCACCGCGGGGCTGGACCATCTTGCAGGCCGCGCAACGGCACGGCATCTACATCCCAACGTTGTGCGCCCACCAGGACCTGGCGCCATTTGGGGGCTGTCGCCTCTGTATCGTGGAGGTGGAGGGTATGCGCGGTTTCCCCACCGCCTGCACGACCCCTGTGGAGCAGGGGATGGTGGTCAGGACGCATACGGTGCAGCTGCAGCAGATGCGCACCGAAATCTTACGGCTGATCTTGAGCGAGCACCCGGCAAGTTGTTTGGTCTGCGAGGAGCAGCAGGAGTGCCAGCAGTACATGCATACGATCCGCAAGGTGGGCGTGACCACCGGATGCCGGTTCTGCCCTAGCGATGGGCGGTGCGAGCTGCAGGATGTGGTGCGCTACCTGGGTGTGCGCGAAATTGGCTATCCGGTCTACTACCGGGGGCTGCGCGTGGAGAAAGAGGATCCCTTCTACGATCGCGACTACAATCTCTGCATCCTGTGCGGTCGGTGCGTTCGCGTCTGTCAGGATGTGCGTTTGGCCAACACCCTGTCGTTTAAGCAGCGTGGCAGGTACACAGTGATCGGTCCCGCATTCCAGCGCACGCACTTGGAGGCAGGGTGCGAGTTTTGTGGGGCCTGCGTGGAGGTCTGCCCCACCGGTGCCTTGGCCGAGAAGGCAAGGAAGTGGGTGGGGAGAGCGGAGCGCACGGTGCTCACGACGTGTGCCCTCTGTGGTCTGGGCTGCCAGCTGCGGCTGGAAGTGAAGGGGCCAGAGGTGATCGGCACCCTGCCGGGCGAGGATGCTGCGGTCAACGCGGGGCAACTGTGCGTCAAGGGTCGCTTCTGTGTGACTGAACTGGTCAACACTCCCCTGCGCACCCGGGTGCCCTTGCTGCGACGGGACGGCGCCTATGTGGAATCTGATTGGGAGGAGGCCTTACGGGAGGTCGGCGAGCGGCTGGCTGTGTGCCCCCCGGAAGAGTTCGGCATGCTTGTCTCCGCCAACGCCACAAATGAGGAGCTCTACGTCGCCTACAAGTTTGCCTGCGAAGTGATGAACTCCCCCCAGGTGGAGAGTTCCGCGTCCCTTTTCTACGGCAAGGTACTGCCTTCCTACTTGCGGCTGTTGGAACAGGCGGTGCCACTGGCGGAGCTCCGCCGCGCGGACGTGATTGTGTGTGTGGTGGCCGATACCCGCTTTGGGATGTCGGTGGTGGGAGTCGAGCTGCGCAGAGCAAAGCGGTCCGGCGCTCACCTGCTCACCGTGCACCCTGATGAACACAACCTCTCGTGGGTGGCGGACCTCTGGCTGCAGCCGAGCCCGGGCAAGGAGGCTGAGATGCTGCGCGAGGTGGCGAGCCTGGTGCGTGGGGCGGCTGGGCAAGCGCCCGTTTCAGATGCCAGAGGCCAGGCCGCTCACCTCATCGCCACGGCAAGACGCCCGGTGATGGTGTTGGGGCCGGAGTTCATGGCAAGCCCGCATGCATTGGAAATCCTTGCCGCGGTGGAGGAGCTGGTGCGGGCCTCCGGTGGCGGGGTGCTCCCTTTGCCTGTATACAGCAACTTCTTGGGGGCCATGCTGCTGCGGGTGCTTTATGCGCGGGGCCCAACACGTGAAGCGCCTGCGGCCGGTTGGCTCACCGATGCGATGGCCGAAGCCAGACGTTTCAAGGTGCTCTATCTGGTGGGCGAGGTCGTCGACGACCCACATCGCTGGGCGGATTATGTCATCTATCAGCACTGTTATCAGCCCCGGGCGGCGAACTTAGTGGATGTGGTCCTTCCGGCGGCGGCCTTCACTGAGGTGGATGGGACGTTTTTGAGCGGCGAGGGGAGGCTGCGGCGGGTGCGTAAGGCCGTGGCGCCGCCCGGTGAAGCCCTGGCCGGCTGGGAGATCATCGCGCGCCTTGCCCGGCAGATGGCCCGCCCGGGCTTCGACTATCGGACGGTGCGCCAGGTGGAGCAGGAATTACGCTCTGTTTGGGCACAGAGCAGGATGGCTGCCCCATGCAGGCGCGCGCAGCGCTGGCCCTGGTCGGCCATGGTGCCGCCGGTTGCCGGTCTCGTGCCCGCATCCCATGCCGACTCCTTTGCGGTCTACGTCCACATGCACCCCCACAGTTACGGGGGCTTCCCGCTGAGCGAGTTTGTCGAGGGAGCACGGCGCATCTTTGCGTCGGCGCAGGCAGTTTTTCACCCTGAAGACGCGCGTGCTCTTGGGCTTTCACATGGCCAGCTGGTGGAGCTTGCTGGCAATGGCTTCCAATGGGTCGGAACGGCTGCGGTGAGGGCTGGCCAACCGCGAGGGGTGGCTTCCGTAGAGCTGGCCGGCCACGCGTTACCGAGTGGGCTCTACGGTCCGGTTACGGTGAGGGTCAACCATGGCTGA
- a CDS encoding NADH-quinone oxidoreductase subunit NuoF encodes MASCGRAAGAGEVLAAVKQALNDEKLQARLVQTGCIGPCYLEPLLDVQLPGQARVSYGNVTPEMAKRIVVQGLRTGQLPSHHAVGHFGDGEAPVSPSLPRFFDLPMLKPQVRIVLKNCGFIDPDDIEHYLANDGYAGLMRAFEMGPEGVLREVKEAGLRGRGGAGFPTYKKWEVCRNSPGKVKYLICNADEGDPGAFMNRSLLESDPHAVLEGMVIAAYAIGATQGYIYIRAEYPLAVRRLRHALAQMRASGFLGTDIQGSGFSFDITVKEGAGAFVCGEETALIASIEGKRGMPRSRPPYPAVSGLHGMPTIINNVETLGTLPHIMRNGAAWYRQYGTEGNYGTKTFSLVGKVRRSGLIEVPLGTTLRRIIFDIGGGTRKPFKAVQTGGPSGGCLSAEFLDTPIDYESLTAAGSIMGSGGLIVMDEDTCVVDVARYFLDFTQKESCGKCSPCRVGSRHLVEILERIVAGRGEPEDLTRLEALGETIRRGSLCGLGQTAPNPVLTTLRYFRQEYLAHVKEKYCPATVCRELIEYRVIPEKCTGCQRCVSVCPTGAITGPRAEPHNLDPSKCIKCRACYEICRFDAIAGDAIIIRSRRKMSDEHAHRQELR; translated from the coding sequence ATGGCCTCGTGCGGCAGGGCAGCGGGCGCAGGCGAGGTGCTGGCGGCCGTAAAGCAGGCGCTCAACGATGAAAAGCTCCAGGCGCGCCTCGTTCAAACTGGCTGCATCGGGCCCTGCTACCTGGAGCCACTCCTGGATGTGCAGCTGCCTGGCCAAGCGCGTGTGAGCTATGGCAATGTGACTCCGGAGATGGCCAAGCGGATTGTGGTTCAAGGGTTGCGCACGGGCCAGCTCCCTTCCCACCACGCGGTGGGACATTTCGGCGACGGTGAGGCCCCGGTTTCACCATCGCTCCCTCGGTTCTTTGACCTCCCCATGCTCAAGCCCCAGGTGCGCATCGTGTTGAAAAACTGCGGTTTCATCGATCCCGACGACATCGAACACTATCTGGCCAACGATGGTTACGCAGGGCTGATGCGCGCGTTCGAAATGGGGCCGGAGGGGGTGTTGCGGGAGGTCAAAGAGGCGGGCTTGCGCGGGAGGGGCGGAGCAGGGTTCCCCACCTACAAGAAGTGGGAGGTTTGCAGGAACAGCCCCGGAAAGGTCAAATACCTCATCTGCAACGCCGACGAAGGGGATCCCGGTGCATTCATGAACCGCTCGTTGCTGGAAAGTGACCCTCACGCTGTCTTGGAAGGGATGGTGATTGCCGCCTACGCCATCGGCGCCACGCAGGGGTACATCTACATCCGGGCCGAGTACCCCCTTGCCGTGCGGCGCTTGCGCCATGCCCTCGCCCAGATGCGGGCCTCGGGGTTTCTCGGCACCGACATTCAAGGGTCGGGCTTTAGCTTCGACATCACGGTCAAGGAGGGGGCGGGGGCGTTTGTCTGCGGTGAGGAGACGGCATTGATCGCCTCCATCGAGGGGAAGAGGGGTATGCCCCGATCGCGGCCACCCTACCCGGCGGTGAGCGGCCTGCACGGCATGCCCACCATCATCAACAACGTGGAAACGCTCGGCACGCTGCCCCACATCATGCGCAACGGCGCCGCCTGGTACCGCCAGTATGGGACCGAAGGGAATTACGGCACCAAGACATTTTCCCTGGTGGGAAAGGTGCGGCGTTCGGGGCTGATCGAGGTGCCTTTGGGGACCACTCTGCGGCGCATCATCTTTGACATTGGCGGAGGCACGCGCAAGCCGTTCAAGGCGGTGCAGACCGGTGGCCCCTCCGGCGGCTGCCTTTCGGCCGAATTCCTGGATACACCCATCGACTACGAGTCCCTTACCGCGGCCGGCTCCATCATGGGCTCCGGTGGGCTCATCGTCATGGACGAGGATACCTGCGTGGTGGATGTGGCGCGCTACTTCCTGGATTTCACCCAGAAAGAGTCGTGCGGTAAGTGCTCGCCGTGCCGAGTTGGTTCACGCCACCTGGTGGAGATTCTCGAGCGCATTGTGGCGGGAAGGGGCGAGCCAGAGGACCTGACACGGTTGGAGGCCCTGGGGGAGACGATCAGGCGCGGTTCGCTGTGTGGCCTGGGGCAGACGGCTCCCAACCCGGTGCTGACCACCCTGCGCTATTTCCGCCAAGAGTACCTGGCCCATGTGAAGGAGAAATACTGCCCGGCTACGGTGTGCCGCGAATTGATTGAATACAGAGTCATTCCGGAAAAGTGCACTGGCTGCCAGCGGTGCGTGAGTGTGTGTCCCACCGGGGCCATTACCGGGCCCCGTGCCGAGCCGCATAACCTGGACCCGAGCAAGTGTATCAAGTGCCGAGCCTGCTACGAAATCTGTCGCTTCGACGCCATAGCAGGCGATGCCATCATCATCAGATCGCGACGGAAAATGAGCGATGAGCACGCGCACAGACAAGAGCTGCGTTAG
- the nuoE gene encoding NADH-quinone oxidoreductase subunit NuoE: MEAAEDVFAGCVGGEGELIPILQRVQQKEGYISEKSVRQIARFLKVSENQVYGVASFYSQFRFVAPGRHSIRVCLGTACHVRGGQILLEAVQREVGVAPGQTSADGRFDLQRVACLGCCALAPVVQVDEDIHSRVTVLGLKEILRAYE; the protein is encoded by the coding sequence GTGGAAGCTGCTGAAGATGTTTTTGCCGGATGCGTAGGTGGGGAGGGTGAGCTCATCCCCATCTTGCAACGGGTCCAACAAAAAGAAGGCTATATCTCGGAAAAGAGCGTGCGGCAGATTGCGCGTTTTCTGAAAGTCTCGGAAAACCAGGTTTATGGAGTTGCGTCTTTCTATTCGCAGTTCAGGTTTGTAGCACCAGGGCGGCACTCCATTCGTGTCTGCTTGGGCACTGCCTGCCACGTGCGCGGTGGGCAGATTCTGCTGGAAGCAGTGCAGCGGGAGGTGGGGGTTGCCCCAGGGCAGACCTCGGCAGATGGTCGCTTCGACCTGCAGAGGGTGGCCTGCTTGGGGTGCTGCGCCTTGGCTCCGGTGGTACAGGTGGACGAGGACATTCACAGCAGGGTGACGGTGCTTGGGCTGAAGGAGATACTCCGTGCCTACGAGTAG
- a CDS encoding 4Fe-4S binding protein: MACMRRCPTQAIRVRHGRAQISEELCVDCGLCLSACPEGAVVPMADQVTEMSRFAYKAVVPSPVLYAQFGPDIHPYIVHLALRELGFDEVADVSASTAALAAALAKYLETYQGRRPLISSHCPSTLRLIQVKYPDLVELIVPLDVPREVTARELRRSLPAKLGLAPEQVGIIYLAPCPAKIVSIKQPAEKEKSYFDGAVAIRDVYPVLLPHVVAAKRRFAESQVPGDYTFDPGWATTGALTRFASSANWLAVAGIDQVMRIFDDIENSKLRNVDFVEAMACMMGCIGGPFVVENPYVARATIERQRERYVRQCDVDFAEIERRLRQRYYFFEHPILPRPTRYFDTDIETSIKRIKERERVYQKLRQIDCGCCGAPTCLAFAEDFVRGEAELTDCIFLRQQETRVPS, from the coding sequence ATGGCGTGTATGCGGCGCTGCCCCACCCAGGCGATACGAGTGCGCCATGGACGCGCACAGATCTCGGAAGAGCTGTGCGTGGATTGCGGTTTGTGCCTGTCAGCCTGCCCGGAGGGGGCCGTGGTGCCCATGGCCGATCAGGTGACGGAGATGTCGCGCTTTGCCTATAAGGCGGTGGTGCCGTCCCCGGTTCTTTATGCCCAATTTGGCCCCGATATCCACCCCTACATCGTGCATCTGGCCCTGCGGGAGTTAGGATTTGACGAGGTGGCGGACGTGAGTGCCTCCACCGCAGCGCTGGCGGCTGCCCTGGCAAAATACTTGGAGACCTATCAGGGGCGGCGCCCCTTGATTTCTTCTCACTGCCCCTCCACGCTGCGCCTCATTCAGGTGAAATATCCGGACTTGGTGGAGCTCATTGTGCCCTTGGACGTGCCGCGCGAGGTGACGGCACGCGAGCTGCGGCGGAGCCTGCCGGCAAAGTTGGGCTTGGCACCCGAGCAGGTGGGCATCATTTACCTCGCGCCGTGTCCGGCTAAGATCGTCTCCATCAAGCAACCCGCCGAGAAGGAGAAATCGTACTTTGACGGAGCCGTCGCCATTCGCGATGTGTACCCGGTGCTCTTACCCCACGTGGTGGCGGCAAAGAGGCGATTTGCCGAGTCGCAAGTGCCGGGGGATTATACCTTCGATCCGGGGTGGGCCACCACCGGGGCCTTGACCAGATTTGCCTCTTCGGCCAATTGGCTGGCGGTGGCCGGCATTGACCAGGTGATGCGCATCTTTGACGACATCGAGAACTCCAAGTTGCGCAACGTCGACTTTGTCGAGGCTATGGCGTGCATGATGGGCTGCATCGGGGGGCCCTTTGTGGTGGAAAACCCCTATGTGGCGCGGGCCACCATCGAGCGTCAACGCGAGCGCTACGTGCGCCAGTGCGACGTGGACTTCGCCGAAATCGAACGCCGGCTTCGGCAGCGCTATTACTTCTTTGAGCACCCCATCTTGCCGCGGCCGACGCGCTACTTCGACACCGACATCGAAACATCCATCAAGCGCATCAAGGAGCGGGAGCGCGTCTATCAGAAGCTCCGCCAGATCGACTGCGGCTGTTGTGGCGCCCCCACCTGCCTGGCCTTCGCAGAGGACTTTGTCCGGGGCGAGGCGGAGTTGACCGACTGCATCTTCTTGCGACAACAGGAAACGCGAGTGCCCAGTTGA
- a CDS encoding ATP-binding protein, translating into MTGGDFVNAGLVSTEIKSLLKTIGFDPTLIRRVAIATYEGEMNVVMHARRGTVQLLVNPQAILVTITDEGSGIPDIELAMQEGYSTATEEMRAMGFGSGMGLPNMKKNADDFFITSEVGKGTVVRMKFIV; encoded by the coding sequence GTGACAGGGGGAGATTTTGTCAATGCGGGGCTGGTCTCCACCGAGATCAAGTCGCTGCTCAAGACCATCGGCTTTGACCCGACGTTGATTCGCAGGGTGGCCATCGCCACCTATGAGGGGGAGATGAACGTGGTCATGCATGCCCGGCGCGGCACGGTTCAACTGTTGGTGAACCCGCAGGCTATCCTGGTCACCATTACCGACGAGGGGAGCGGAATTCCTGACATCGAGCTGGCGATGCAGGAGGGGTATTCTACCGCCACTGAGGAGATGCGGGCGATGGGGTTCGGCTCAGGGATGGGCCTGCCCAACATGAAGAAGAATGCGGACGACTTTTTCATCACCAGCGAGGTTGGCAAGGGGACGGTTGTGCGCATGAAGTTCATCGTCTGA
- a CDS encoding PucR family transcriptional regulator ligand-binding domain-containing protein, whose amino-acid sequence MTTKELMEKLQLKALSTFDHREVKGVFISDMVSDVMASARPGDLWLTVQTHKSIIPAANLVDVAAVVVTSGKEVPQDTVELASKFGIPILWSGLSTYALAGKLYELGLRTP is encoded by the coding sequence ATGACCACGAAAGAGCTGATGGAGAAGCTTCAGTTGAAAGCGCTGAGCACCTTCGACCATCGCGAGGTCAAGGGGGTATTCATTTCCGACATGGTGAGCGACGTGATGGCCTCTGCCCGCCCAGGCGACTTGTGGTTGACGGTGCAGACTCACAAGAGCATCATTCCGGCGGCCAACCTGGTGGACGTGGCGGCGGTGGTGGTCACCAGTGGTAAGGAGGTTCCACAGGACACAGTGGAGCTTGCCAGTAAGTTCGGTATCCCGATCCTCTGGTCTGGTCTGTCGACGTACGCCCTTGCGGGCAAGCTTTATGAGCTGGGGTTGCGCACGCCTTAG
- a CDS encoding HD domain-containing protein: protein MPHGLIKDLRPGEQVVDFFVLRKKELRLRRETNESYLALELGDQSGRIAATLWDNAEALCADLSVGQVIKVKGVVVEYAGRPHLKLEKVRPARADEVEGMEAFVPVCPKDLGELWMRLDQLVEGITNPHLKGLLQALFGDSAFRQVFAQAPAGKLWHHNYRGGLLEHTVAVAETCAAVHHRYSHLDRDLLVTGALLHDVGKVQELKVDGFIDYSDQGRLIGHIVLGAEMVREKLRTLPNFPEELAMRLLHLILSHQGKGEYGSPVVPMTLEAIILYYADELDSKANAFERIIGRDKEQGKKWSRYVELMDRFLYLGEEREPGDEQRA from the coding sequence ATGCCTCACGGGTTGATCAAGGACCTGCGTCCTGGCGAGCAGGTGGTGGACTTCTTTGTCCTGCGCAAAAAGGAATTGCGCCTGCGTCGCGAGACCAACGAGTCCTACTTGGCCTTGGAACTTGGCGACCAGTCCGGCCGGATTGCCGCCACCCTATGGGACAACGCGGAAGCACTATGCGCAGATCTGTCGGTTGGCCAGGTCATCAAAGTCAAAGGAGTGGTGGTCGAGTATGCAGGCAGACCCCATTTGAAGCTGGAAAAAGTCCGCCCGGCGCGGGCCGACGAGGTAGAAGGGATGGAGGCGTTTGTCCCCGTGTGCCCGAAAGACCTGGGCGAACTATGGATGCGACTCGATCAACTGGTGGAGGGAATAACTAACCCGCACCTGAAAGGCCTTTTGCAGGCGCTCTTCGGCGATTCGGCGTTTCGTCAGGTGTTTGCCCAGGCACCGGCGGGAAAACTCTGGCACCACAACTATCGCGGTGGCCTGCTGGAACACACGGTTGCCGTAGCTGAGACCTGTGCGGCGGTCCACCACCGCTACTCGCACCTTGACCGCGACCTGCTGGTGACTGGTGCCCTGCTTCACGACGTGGGAAAAGTGCAGGAACTAAAAGTCGATGGGTTCATCGATTATTCGGACCAGGGGAGGCTGATCGGTCACATCGTGCTCGGGGCGGAGATGGTCAGGGAAAAGCTCCGGACCCTGCCTAACTTTCCCGAGGAACTGGCGATGCGCCTCCTGCATCTGATTCTATCGCACCAGGGCAAGGGCGAGTACGGTTCGCCCGTGGTGCCCATGACGCTGGAGGCTATCATCCTCTACTACGCCGACGAGCTGGACTCCAAGGCCAATGCCTTTGAGCGCATTATCGGGAGGGACAAGGAGCAAGGCAAGAAGTGGAGCCGCTACGTGGAGCTCATGGATCGCTTCCTCTACCTGGGCGAGGAGCGCGAGCCCGGCGATGAGCAAAGGGCTTGA